The Chryseobacterium suipulveris genome window below encodes:
- a CDS encoding NHL domain-containing protein has translation MRIIFTIILIILLSSLKTHAQIVSTYAGTGGIGNQDGPRLTATFLAINYITVDNQGNVYVSDYQGHKIRKISTDGMVSTLAGTGVQGDINGSGSSARLRFPTGIDVDSEGNVYFADSGNFKIKKITPSGFVTTVSGSGVMGDLDGAPNLAKFNLLYDLKVDHNGNIFVADYEANKVKKIIPDGTVSTYAGTGVLGETNGPALSAMLNNPRGIAVDNLGNVFFSELRKIRKISADGIVSDFAGSGNFSNTPIDGSGDMATFNNPRTLDIDSQGNIYAGEQGHTRIRKITPQRFVSTYAGTGAVGNADGPANMATFRNPNGVTVFQDTTLYIADEGN, from the coding sequence ATGAGAATTATTTTTACAATTATTCTGATAATTTTACTTAGTTCGCTAAAAACACATGCGCAAATCGTTTCAACCTATGCCGGAACAGGAGGAATAGGAAATCAAGACGGACCAAGACTTACTGCAACTTTTCTAGCTATTAATTATATTACTGTTGATAATCAGGGAAATGTTTACGTGTCTGATTATCAAGGTCATAAAATAAGAAAAATTTCGACAGACGGAATGGTTTCTACTTTGGCTGGAACTGGTGTTCAAGGCGATATTAATGGCTCAGGTTCTTCTGCGCGGCTCAGATTTCCTACAGGAATTGACGTTGATAGCGAAGGGAATGTGTACTTCGCTGATAGTGGAAATTTTAAGATCAAGAAAATAACTCCATCCGGCTTTGTCACTACAGTTTCAGGCAGCGGTGTAATGGGCGATTTAGACGGTGCGCCAAATCTTGCGAAGTTTAATTTATTGTATGACCTCAAGGTTGATCATAATGGAAATATTTTCGTCGCTGATTATGAAGCTAATAAAGTAAAAAAAATAATCCCGGACGGTACCGTCTCTACTTACGCCGGAACAGGAGTTTTAGGAGAAACCAACGGCCCGGCTCTTTCTGCAATGCTCAACAATCCACGCGGTATAGCGGTGGATAATCTGGGAAACGTCTTTTTTTCGGAACTTCGAAAAATTAGAAAAATCTCTGCAGACGGAATTGTTTCTGACTTTGCCGGAAGTGGCAATTTCTCTAATACACCAATTGATGGTTCCGGAGATATGGCCACTTTTAATAATCCGAGAACTTTAGATATTGATTCCCAGGGAAATATTTATGCAGGAGAACAGGGACACACAAGAATCAGAAAAATCACACCACAAAGATTTGTCTCCACATATGCCGGTACAGGAGCTGTGGGTAATGCAGACGGACCTGCAAATATGGCAACCTTTAGAAATCCGAACGGAGTAACCGTATTTCAGGACACCACTCTTTATATCGCCGACGAAGGCAACTGA
- a CDS encoding T9SS type A sorting domain-containing protein, which yields MTGKKIKSQLINRQSALILMDQPGVYIVEIITGNGEVFSTKIIFH from the coding sequence ATGACTGGAAAAAAAATTAAATCTCAATTGATCAATCGTCAGTCTGCGCTTATCCTGATGGATCAACCCGGAGTTTACATTGTAGAAATCATTACAGGAAATGGCGAAGTTTTTTCAACTAAAATAATTTTCCATTAA
- a CDS encoding transketolase has translation MSKSIEELKSLTTQIRRDILRMVHAVNSGHPGGSLGCTEFFTALYGKVMNYKLPFTMEGKNEDLFFLSNGHISPVFYSTLARFGFFPVDELRTFRKLDSRLQGHPTTHEGLPGVRVASGSLGQGLSVAIGAALGKKLDGDSSLVYTLHGDGELQEGQIWEALMFAAAKKVDNIISTIDANNRQIDGDVDDVLSLGDLHAKLEAFGWTVLNEKNGNDLEAVIAILEKAKTETGKGKPVAIILNTEMGYGVDYMMGTHAWHGKAPNDEQLESAFKQLYLEAPADY, from the coding sequence ATGAGTAAAAGTATTGAGGAGTTAAAATCTCTTACAACACAAATCAGAAGGGACATTCTGCGAATGGTTCACGCCGTGAATTCCGGTCATCCCGGCGGAAGTTTGGGCTGCACCGAATTCTTCACTGCACTTTACGGAAAGGTGATGAACTACAAATTGCCATTTACCATGGAAGGCAAAAACGAAGACCTTTTCTTTCTTTCCAACGGACACATTTCGCCCGTGTTCTACTCCACTTTGGCAAGATTCGGGTTTTTTCCGGTGGATGAACTCAGAACGTTCAGAAAACTCGATTCCAGATTACAGGGACACCCCACCACACACGAAGGACTTCCTGGAGTGCGCGTTGCATCCGGTTCTTTGGGACAGGGACTTTCTGTAGCCATCGGTGCCGCTCTTGGAAAAAAATTAGACGGAGATTCTTCTTTAGTTTACACGCTTCACGGCGACGGTGAACTTCAGGAAGGCCAGATTTGGGAAGCACTGATGTTTGCCGCAGCAAAAAAAGTGGACAATATAATTTCCACCATTGATGCCAACAACCGACAAATCGACGGAGACGTGGACGACGTGCTTAGTTTGGGAGATTTACACGCAAAACTTGAAGCTTTCGGATGGACGGTTCTGAACGAGAAAAACGGAAACGACCTTGAAGCCGTAATCGCCATCCTCGAAAAAGCAAAAACCGAAACCGGAAAAGGAAAACCTGTCGCCATCATCCTGAATACCGAAATGGGTTATGGAGTTGATTATATGATGGGAACGCACGCTTGGCACGGAAAAGCGCCGAACGACGAACAGTTGGAAAGCGCATTCAAACAGCTGTATCTGGAAGCACCGGCGGACTATTGA
- a CDS encoding transketolase family protein → MKYTYTEKKDTRSGFGAGLAELADKNPNVVALCADLIGSLKMEKFIEKAPERFFQVGIAEANMMGIAAGLTINGKIPFTGTFANFSTSRVYDQIRQSIAYSGKNVKICASHAGLTLGEDGATHQVLEDIGMMKMLPGMVVINPCDYNQTKAATIAIADYEGPVYLRFGRPTVPVFMPEDMPFEIGKGILLQEGKDVTIVATGHLVWESLVAADELEKEGISCEVINIHTIKPLDEEIILKSVEKTGKIVTAEEHNYLGGLGESVAGMLSRRRPTPQEFVAVNDTFGESATPAELMKKYKIDAAAVKEAVKRILAR, encoded by the coding sequence ATGAAATATACTTATACAGAAAAAAAAGATACACGAAGCGGTTTCGGAGCAGGACTTGCCGAACTTGCAGATAAAAACCCGAATGTGGTGGCACTTTGCGCAGACCTCATCGGTTCCCTAAAGATGGAGAAGTTCATCGAAAAAGCACCGGAAAGATTCTTCCAGGTGGGAATTGCAGAAGCGAATATGATGGGAATCGCGGCCGGTTTAACCATCAACGGAAAAATTCCTTTTACCGGAACTTTTGCCAATTTCTCAACCTCCAGAGTTTATGACCAGATTCGTCAGTCGATTGCTTATTCCGGAAAAAATGTGAAGATTTGTGCTTCCCACGCTGGTTTAACGTTGGGTGAAGACGGCGCAACGCACCAAGTTTTGGAAGACATCGGCATGATGAAAATGCTTCCCGGAATGGTCGTTATCAATCCTTGCGATTATAACCAGACGAAAGCCGCAACCATCGCCATCGCCGATTATGAAGGTCCGGTTTATCTGCGTTTCGGAAGACCTACGGTACCGGTTTTTATGCCGGAAGATATGCCGTTTGAAATCGGAAAAGGAATTCTGCTTCAGGAAGGAAAAGACGTAACGATCGTAGCAACCGGACATTTGGTTTGGGAATCATTAGTTGCCGCAGATGAACTGGAAAAAGAAGGAATCTCCTGCGAAGTAATTAACATTCACACCATCAAACCTTTGGATGAAGAAATTATCCTCAAGTCGGTAGAAAAAACCGGAAAAATCGTAACCGCCGAAGAACACAATTATTTGGGCGGATTGGGCGAATCTGTTGCAGGAATGCTTTCCAGAAGAAGACCAACCCCACAGGAATTTGTAGCCGTAAATGATACTTTCGGTGAATCTGCAACTCCGGCAGAATTGATGAAGAAATACAAAATCGACGCTGCCGCAGTGAAAGAGGCGGTGAAAAGAATTTTGGCAAGATAA
- a CDS encoding asparaginase — protein MKRKVLLIYTGGTIGMEKDYESGSLVPFDFSNIFKKIPEMKLIECEVSVHPFKKPLDSSDMGPNEWKIIANYIGKNYDQYDGFLILHGTDTMSYTASALSFMLKNLRKPVILTGSQLPIGDLRTDAKENLLTSLYYASLYENDEAVIQEVAVYFEYKLLRGNRTLKYSAEYFDAYQTPNYPVLGQSGVHLNVEKDFLWRPNPDSKFEVDDHISTDVLFWRIFPGMHLEHFSEIPKVKVLVLQVFGSGTIFNTEKTRKTLQQLRKNGTEIVVISQCVSGGISFGKYSNSNIFTKIGAISGNDITAESAITKAMHLLDNPNYSEPFSELFVQNMRGEVTGKFGV, from the coding sequence ATGAAACGTAAAGTGCTCCTCATCTACACCGGCGGAACGATCGGGATGGAAAAAGATTATGAATCAGGAAGTTTGGTTCCGTTTGATTTTTCGAATATTTTCAAAAAGATTCCGGAGATGAAACTGATTGAGTGCGAAGTTTCGGTACACCCTTTTAAAAAGCCGCTCGATTCTTCCGACATGGGTCCGAACGAATGGAAAATCATTGCCAATTATATCGGAAAAAACTACGACCAATACGACGGATTTCTTATTCTTCACGGAACAGATACGATGTCGTACACTGCTTCTGCACTGAGTTTTATGTTGAAGAATTTGAGAAAACCTGTGATTCTTACGGGTTCGCAATTGCCAATCGGAGATTTACGGACTGATGCGAAAGAGAATCTTTTGACGAGTCTTTATTATGCAAGTTTGTACGAAAACGATGAAGCCGTCATTCAGGAAGTTGCGGTATATTTCGAATACAAACTGCTTCGTGGAAACCGTACATTGAAATATTCGGCAGAGTATTTTGACGCGTACCAAACTCCGAATTACCCGGTTTTGGGACAGAGCGGGGTTCATCTGAATGTGGAGAAGGATTTTCTTTGGCGACCGAATCCCGATTCGAAATTTGAAGTGGATGACCATATTTCGACGGATGTGCTGTTCTGGCGGATTTTCCCGGGAATGCATCTGGAACACTTTTCCGAGATTCCGAAGGTGAAGGTTTTGGTGCTGCAGGTTTTCGGCTCGGGAACGATTTTCAATACGGAAAAGACAAGAAAAACGTTACAGCAATTGCGGAAAAACGGGACTGAGATCGTGGTGATTTCGCAGTGCGTTTCGGGCGGAATCAGTTTTGGGAAGTACAGTAACTCAAATATTTTTACTAAGATCGGGGCGATAAGTGGAAACGACATCACTGCGGAAAGTGCGATTACCAAGGCGATGCACCTTTTGGACAACCCAAATTATTCTGAACCATTTTCTGAACTTTTTGTGCAAAATATGAGAGGAGAGGTTACAGGGAAATTTGGAGTTTAG
- a CDS encoding TrmH family RNA methyltransferase has translation MENLVRTFEFLKKFLTHERLAKIEHFSAESSDFLLPVMEDVYQYRNAAAIIRSVEACGFHKVVAMEARNIFDPNLTVTKGAENWVEAEKMPHSLDSLQEIRSRGYKIVAVSPEKNATMLPDFRITEPVALVFGTEWQGVTDDFLEFCDETLAIPMYGFTQSFNVSVAAAICCYDLKQKLLHSGINYKLSDEKRLELMIKWAVNSIPSGKEILRKFLGQDSNVTM, from the coding sequence ATGGAAAACTTAGTGCGCACTTTTGAATTTCTGAAGAAGTTCCTCACTCATGAACGGCTCGCAAAAATTGAACATTTTTCTGCTGAAAGTTCGGATTTCTTACTTCCTGTGATGGAAGATGTGTACCAGTACCGAAATGCTGCAGCGATCATACGTTCGGTAGAAGCATGTGGATTTCATAAAGTGGTAGCGATGGAGGCCAGAAATATATTCGATCCCAATCTCACCGTTACCAAGGGTGCCGAGAACTGGGTGGAAGCTGAAAAAATGCCCCATTCTTTAGATTCATTACAAGAAATTCGCAGTAGAGGCTATAAAATCGTAGCAGTATCGCCAGAGAAAAATGCCACGATGCTCCCGGATTTTAGAATTACAGAACCGGTTGCTTTAGTTTTTGGCACAGAATGGCAAGGAGTTACCGATGATTTTCTTGAGTTCTGCGACGAAACACTCGCGATCCCGATGTACGGTTTTACCCAGAGTTTTAATGTTTCAGTAGCGGCAGCAATCTGTTGTTATGATTTAAAACAGAAACTGCTTCATTCCGGAATCAATTATAAATTAAGTGATGAAAAACGACTGGAATTAATGATTAAGTGGGCGGTAAACTCGATTCCGAGTGGAAAAGAGATTTTGAGGAAATTTTTGGGACAAGATTCTAATGTGACAATGTAG
- a CDS encoding RsmE family RNA methyltransferase encodes MKLFFGEIFPKVIINDDEQQHIVKVLRMREGEEIFVTDGKGNLAKGTLVFEGKKVMLNVSDIKENLPDFSPKLHIAIAPTKNIDRIEFFVEKATEMGISEITFLNTEKSERRNINIEKLRKQAISASKQSQRFHFPVLNDLVKLQDFIKNIPTENTYVAHCDEHFERTNLKEIDAAEHLIFLIGPEGDFSPNEIKLLTEKGIRAVSLGEQRLRTETAGIFVAAWNYFKSEW; translated from the coding sequence ATGAAACTTTTTTTTGGCGAAATTTTTCCGAAAGTCATTATTAATGACGATGAACAGCAACACATCGTTAAAGTGCTCCGAATGCGTGAAGGCGAAGAAATTTTCGTAACCGACGGAAAAGGAAACCTTGCCAAAGGAACTCTGGTTTTCGAAGGAAAAAAAGTAATGCTCAATGTTTCTGACATCAAAGAAAACCTGCCTGATTTTTCGCCAAAACTTCACATTGCAATCGCACCGACAAAAAACATCGACCGGATTGAGTTTTTCGTGGAAAAGGCGACCGAAATGGGGATTTCGGAAATTACTTTCCTCAATACCGAAAAATCCGAAAGACGAAATATCAATATAGAAAAGCTGAGGAAACAGGCAATTTCAGCTTCAAAGCAAAGTCAGCGGTTTCATTTCCCGGTCTTGAATGACTTGGTAAAACTGCAGGATTTCATTAAAAATATCCCAACTGAAAACACTTACGTTGCCCATTGCGATGAACATTTCGAAAGAACCAACCTCAAAGAAATTGATGCTGCAGAACATCTTATTTTCCTGATCGGACCGGAAGGAGATTTTTCGCCGAACGAAATCAAACTGCTTACCGAGAAAGGAATTCGGGCGGTTTCGCTGGGTGAGCAACGGTTAAGAACAGAAACGGCGGGAATATTTGTAGCAGCGTGGAACTATTTCAAAAGTGAATGGTGA
- the tsaD gene encoding tRNA (adenosine(37)-N6)-threonylcarbamoyltransferase complex transferase subunit TsaD yields the protein MNESIILGIESSCDDTSAAVIRGNKILSNIAANQEIHREYGGVVPELASRAHQQNMIPVVEKAVNKANIQQKDISAIGFTRGPGLLGSLLVGTSFAKSLAMSLNVPLIEVNHLQAHILAHFIEDANIMPPKFPFLCLTVSGGHTMIVLVKDYFDMEIIGKTTDDAAGEAFDKIGKVFGLDYPAGPIVDRLAKKGNENLFKFNKPRLENYDYSFSGVKTSVLYFIQKELKNNPDFIKENIDDLCASVQKTIVEILMEKLEKAAKDLDIKDIAIAGGVSANSGLREAMKKNEEKLGWNIYIPKFEYTTDNAAMIAMVAQLKLQRGEFADLSVSATARYELESQVTEDGSPKI from the coding sequence ATGAACGAGTCTATAATTTTAGGGATCGAATCTTCCTGCGACGATACCTCTGCAGCTGTAATCCGTGGGAACAAAATCCTCTCCAACATTGCGGCAAACCAGGAAATCCACCGGGAATATGGCGGAGTCGTACCCGAACTTGCTTCTCGCGCCCATCAGCAAAACATGATCCCCGTTGTCGAAAAAGCAGTCAACAAAGCAAATATACAACAAAAAGATATTTCTGCCATTGGATTCACGCGCGGTCCCGGACTTTTGGGTTCGCTGCTCGTGGGAACTTCTTTTGCCAAATCGCTGGCAATGAGTTTAAATGTCCCTTTAATCGAGGTTAACCATCTTCAAGCCCACATTTTAGCCCATTTCATCGAAGATGCAAATATTATGCCCCCAAAATTCCCGTTTCTATGTTTGACGGTTTCTGGTGGACACACAATGATTGTTTTGGTTAAAGACTATTTCGATATGGAAATCATCGGTAAAACCACTGATGATGCTGCAGGCGAAGCTTTCGACAAAATCGGGAAAGTTTTCGGTCTCGATTATCCTGCAGGTCCTATTGTTGACAGATTGGCAAAAAAAGGCAACGAAAATTTATTTAAATTTAATAAACCGCGGTTAGAAAACTATGACTATTCCTTCAGCGGAGTGAAGACTTCGGTGCTGTACTTCATACAAAAAGAGTTAAAAAACAATCCTGATTTCATCAAGGAAAATATCGACGATTTGTGCGCTTCCGTTCAGAAAACCATCGTTGAAATACTGATGGAAAAACTGGAGAAAGCCGCGAAAGATTTGGACATTAAAGACATTGCAATTGCAGGGGGAGTTTCTGCGAACTCGGGTTTAAGGGAAGCAATGAAAAAGAATGAGGAAAAACTCGGCTGGAATATCTACATTCCTAAGTTTGAATACACGACAGATAATGCCGCAATGATCGCGATGGTCGCACAACTGAAATTACAGCGTGGCGAATTTGCGGATCTCTCAGTTTCCGCGACAGCGCGATACGAGTTAGAAAGTCAGGTGACAGAAGACGGAAGTCCGAAGATTTAA